One stretch of Euphorbia lathyris chromosome 7, ddEupLath1.1, whole genome shotgun sequence DNA includes these proteins:
- the LOC136235808 gene encoding uncharacterized protein yields the protein MTPSLRLTSTSISILTYLQPLPPKRHVSKQNIFSERSKNLHDSPTAIRICRREAAFISFLALVPSLSKPDPAAAFSIGISGPKDWLKEQKKKASKFLLAPIDASRESLRSAYLLLTASESEYTIKELEEVQRLYRSASRDCIPEDRNSFVAFQANTGVEVCTFRLIVKNASSLLDKKDPVKLEAEAMLNDLIRSFSSLNDIANETDIQVSSDRKKISDALTNTISSLDKFEQLVMDCLEV from the exons ATGACACCGTCACTCCGCCTCACTTCGACCTCCATCTCCATCCTCACTTATCTTCAACCATTACCGCCGAAACGCCATGTCTCAAAGCAAAATATCTTCAGCGAACGCAGTAAAAATCTCCATGATTCTCCAACTGCTATCAGAATATGTCGCAGAGAGGCTGCTTTCATATCCTTTCTAGCTCTCGTCCCTTCCCTCTCGAAACCCGATCCCGCAGCTGCCTTTTCCATCGGCATTT CAGGACCCAAGGACTGGCTTAAAGAGCAGAAGAAGAAGGCCTCCAAGTTCCTGTTGGCACCTATCGATGCCTCACGAGAAAGCCTTCGCTCCGCCTATCTCCTACTCA CGGCTAGTGAATCGGAGTATACGATTAAGGAATTAGAGGAAGTGCAGAGGCTATATAGATCTGCTTCCAGGGATTGTATTCCAGAAGATAGGAATTCGTTTGTTGCTTTTCAGGCAAATACGGGGGTTGAG GTTTGCACGTTCCGCTTGATTGTGAAGAATGCCTCTTCGTTGCTTGATAAAAAGGATCCTGTAAAGTTGGAAGCTGAAGCTATGCTAAATGATCTAATAAG ATCCTTTTCTTCTCTTAATGACATCGCAAATGAAACTGATATTCAAGTTTCTTCTGATAG AAAGAAGATATCTGATGCGCTCACAAATACTATATCTTCACTGGACAAATTTGAACAGCTTGTGATGGACTGTCTTGAAGTTTGA